A genome region from Drosophila simulans strain w501 chromosome 2R, Prin_Dsim_3.1, whole genome shotgun sequence includes the following:
- the LOC6734214 gene encoding probable serine/threonine-protein kinase DDB_G0290621 isoform X5 has translation MSQCGSPTFEKELREQIENMNRIMKSKERKQMQTCRDHKALQTRFARQESLLQSMQQENRSLLTRIRQYEHCLDDVMRKVVDAIVAEDNLREEVSMLKGRVRDLEAQNAALSASPVKGRDEGYCTMSSGQPQPSNGHLEDLPEEPEQWLLPAEPCSTEMEDWSMSQEELAVMTFDDDRDPHHPHLQQQRRKRDHDWLWPSSDFINSTTVETDSVADGITQLLQQKIVYSEDEEVACTDFTNDFYKLVNIRSNSSRSLYSYLEGETDDEDEDDDDGEDSSISESQVGPAGRISPTPSEAGRAQLTSCSSSETDELSASQAKKDEEPDYAVIDECRRRVSDIEIEDVPMIVSSTPMKPLDEQQCIAQIIKSELRRPPHVLVKSKSVLEDQEPSCILRHNQRRELESTVVRSDSISCAMMNKLAKEVVPPAPGMVTKLKERMLLRQASTPPTASSWRRSNGWKRVTSPVHPPMAVSPKKKAAKSTEPPKSCLPKAQPTRIPTSIHSSVSSSSSMSSSCSPSPSSPSPQSPHQRSPGQQTQQQQQQQQQRKSKIPPPVPVRRSYAS, from the exons ATG AGCCAATGCGGGTCGCCTACGTTCGAGAAGGAATTGCGCGAACAAATTGAGAA CATGAATCGCATTATGAAATCCAAAGAACGCAAGCAAATGCAGACATGTCGGGATCACAAGGCACTGCAG ACGCGATTTGCCCGCCAGGAGAGCCTGCTCCAATCGATGCAGCAGGAGAATCGATCCTTGCTCACCCGCATCCGGCAGTATGAGCACTGTCTGGATGATGTGATGCGCAAGGTAGTGGACGCCATTGTGGCAGAAGATAATCTCCGGGAGGAGGTGAGCATGCTGAAGGGCCGTGTTCGAGATCTGGAGGCGCAGAATGCCGCTCTGTCCGCCAGTCCGGTGAAGGGCAGGGATGAAGGCTACTGCACCATGAGCAGTGGGCAGCCGCAGCCGTCGAATGGGCACCTGGAAGATCTACCCGAGGAACCGGAACAGTGGCTCCTGCCTGCGGAGCCCTGCTCAACGGAAATGGAGGATTGGAGCATGTCGCAGGAGGAACTGGCGGTAATGACGTTCGACGACGACCGGGATCCACATCACCCTCatctccagcagcagcggaggaAGAGGGATCACGACTGGCTGTGGCCATCTAGCGACTTTATCAACTCCACCACCGTGGAAACGGATTCAGTGGCCGATGGCATTacccagctgctgcagcagaag ATTGTTTActccgaggacgaggaggtgGCTTGCACGGACTTCACCAACGACTTCTACAAACTGGTTAACATTCGTTCGAATTCCTCGCGCAGTCTTTACTCTTATTTGGAGGGTGAGACGgatgacgaggatgaggacgacgacgatggcGAGGATTCCAGTATCTCAGAGAGCCAGGTGGGTCCCGCTGGCAGAATCAGTCCCACGCCCAGCGAGGCGGGAAGGGCCCAGTTgaccagctgctcctccagcgaAACGGACGAACTTTCCGCCAGCCAGGCAAAGAAGGATGAGGAACCGGACTACGCGGTTATCGACGAGTGCCGGCGGAGGGTTAGCGACATTGAAATCGAGGATGTGCCCATGATTGTCAGCAGCACGCCAATGAAGCCACTGGATGAGCAGCAGTGCATTGCTCAGATCATCAAGAGTGAACTACGTCGACCGCCGCACGTCCTGGTGAAATCCAAATCGGTGCTAGAGGACCAGGAACCCAGTTGCATCCTGAGACACAATCAACGCCGCGAACTGGAGTCCACCGTGGTGCGCAGCGATAGCATCAGCTGTGCCATGATGAACAAGTTGGCCAAAGAGGTGGTGCCACCGGCGCCTGGAATGGTTACCAAACTGAAGGAGCGGATGCTGCTGAGACAGGCTTCCACGCCTCCGACGGCGAGCTCCTGGCGCAGGAGCAATGGCTGGAAAAGGGTAACATCACCGGTTCATCCACCGATGGCTGTCTCGCCCAAAAAG AAGGCAGCCAAGTCAACGGAGCCGCCAAAGAGTTGCCTGCCCAAGGCGCAGCCCACCAGAATTCCAACGAGCATCCATTCGTCGgtgtcctcgtcctcctcgatgtcctcctcctgctcgcCCTCGCCCTCCTCCCCCTCGCCGCAGTCGCCACACCAAAGGTCACCGGGTCAGCAgacacagcaacaacaacagcagcagcagcagcgaaaatCGAAGATTCCTCCACCAGTTCCCGTGCGAAGATCCTACGCCAGTTAG
- the LOC6734215 gene encoding proto-oncogene serine/threonine-protein kinase mos isoform X1, with translation MGDLLLNTPKRKQLLKDGPPVPTRCQVLGRGAYGTVFKAIYRDRSVAVKIIRAQAASTLHNESHLLNLEHRNIVRLLKLESAADFGLVIMECPRGQSLQRIVDTLALPLMHRVLITLDVVAALRYCHSQNVLHLDVKPTNILVALGTKSSGSGNSSKIKVKRSYICKLCDFGSSIEVGEFCAWQEPTVPKGTLRYMSPEALRSDTLTEASDMYSLGITMWQLQARRLPYHTLDCNETIAYQVVKHELRPDNYHQLKILALDSPIDCDWDLTHESTANVICRRANTSARRNLSVDPSYTVGRDLKKKRRRNRLALHFDSPAPEGSACSESAYSQLYKSCWVSAPESRLSSIQLKHELEFILCHST, from the exons atgggaGACCTTTTATTGAACACACCGAAAAGAAAGCAGCTGCTCAAGGATGGTCCACCCGTACCCACTAGGTGTCAGGTACTCGGACGTGGAGCCTACGGCACCGTTTTCAAAGCTATTTACAGAG ATCGCTCCGTTGCTGTTAAGATAATTCGAGCCCAGGCAGCCTCAACTTTGCACAATGAATCTCATTTGCTGAATCTGGAGCACCGGAACATTGTACGCCTCCTTAAGCTGGAGTCCGCCGCAGATTTCGGCTTGGTCATCATGGAATGTCCGAGGGGACAAAGTCTGCAGAGGATCGTTGACACTTTGGCTCTACCACTGATGCACAGGGTGTT AATAACTCTGGATGTGGTTGCTGCCCTGAGATACTGCCATTCCCAAAACGTATTACATCTGGATGTAAAGCCAACCAATATATTGGTTGCCCTGGGAACAAAGTCTTCGGGATCGGGCAATTCCTCGAAGATCAAAGTGAAGCGAAGCTACATCTGCAAACTTTGCGATTTCGGCTCCTCCATTGAGGTGGGCGAATTTTGTGCTTGGCAGGAGCCAACCGTTCCCAAAGGAACCCTGAGATACATGTCTCCAGAAGCGCTGCGATCGGATACCCTAACCGAAGCCTCCGATATGTACTCCCTGGGCATTACAATGTGGCAACTGCAAGCGCGTAGATTGCCCTATCACACGCTCGATTGCAATGAGACCATAGCCTACCAGGTGGTCAAGCACGAACTGCGTCCGGATAACTATCATCAACTAAAGATTCTGGCTTTGGACTCGCCCATTGACTGCGATTGGGATTTGACCCATGAAAGCACCGCCAACGTGATCTGCAGAAGGGCAAATACCTCGGCGCGCCGTAATCTAAGCGTCGATCCATCTTACACCGTCGGCCGTGATCTGAAAAAGAAGCGCCGCCGGAACCGATTAGCACTCCACTTTGATAGTCCGGCGCCGGAGGGCAGTGCGTGCTCGGAAAGCGCTTACTCCCAACTATACAAGAGCTGCTGGGTCAGCGCCCCGGAATCACGATTGAGTTCCATCCAGCTTAAGCATGAGCTGGAATTCATTCTCTGTCATAGCACCTAG
- the LOC6734215 gene encoding serine/threonine-protein kinase mos isoform X2, whose product MVHPYPLGVRYSDVEPTAPFSKLFTEIIRAQAASTLHNESHLLNLEHRNIVRLLKLESAADFGLVIMECPRGQSLQRIVDTLALPLMHRVLITLDVVAALRYCHSQNVLHLDVKPTNILVALGTKSSGSGNSSKIKVKRSYICKLCDFGSSIEVGEFCAWQEPTVPKGTLRYMSPEALRSDTLTEASDMYSLGITMWQLQARRLPYHTLDCNETIAYQVVKHELRPDNYHQLKILALDSPIDCDWDLTHESTANVICRRANTSARRNLSVDPSYTVGRDLKKKRRRNRLALHFDSPAPEGSACSESAYSQLYKSCWVSAPESRLSSIQLKHELEFILCHST is encoded by the exons ATGGTCCACCCGTACCCACTAGGTGTCAGGTACTCGGACGTGGAGCCTACGGCACCGTTTTCAAAGCTATTTACAGAG ATAATTCGAGCCCAGGCAGCCTCAACTTTGCACAATGAATCTCATTTGCTGAATCTGGAGCACCGGAACATTGTACGCCTCCTTAAGCTGGAGTCCGCCGCAGATTTCGGCTTGGTCATCATGGAATGTCCGAGGGGACAAAGTCTGCAGAGGATCGTTGACACTTTGGCTCTACCACTGATGCACAGGGTGTT AATAACTCTGGATGTGGTTGCTGCCCTGAGATACTGCCATTCCCAAAACGTATTACATCTGGATGTAAAGCCAACCAATATATTGGTTGCCCTGGGAACAAAGTCTTCGGGATCGGGCAATTCCTCGAAGATCAAAGTGAAGCGAAGCTACATCTGCAAACTTTGCGATTTCGGCTCCTCCATTGAGGTGGGCGAATTTTGTGCTTGGCAGGAGCCAACCGTTCCCAAAGGAACCCTGAGATACATGTCTCCAGAAGCGCTGCGATCGGATACCCTAACCGAAGCCTCCGATATGTACTCCCTGGGCATTACAATGTGGCAACTGCAAGCGCGTAGATTGCCCTATCACACGCTCGATTGCAATGAGACCATAGCCTACCAGGTGGTCAAGCACGAACTGCGTCCGGATAACTATCATCAACTAAAGATTCTGGCTTTGGACTCGCCCATTGACTGCGATTGGGATTTGACCCATGAAAGCACCGCCAACGTGATCTGCAGAAGGGCAAATACCTCGGCGCGCCGTAATCTAAGCGTCGATCCATCTTACACCGTCGGCCGTGATCTGAAAAAGAAGCGCCGCCGGAACCGATTAGCACTCCACTTTGATAGTCCGGCGCCGGAGGGCAGTGCGTGCTCGGAAAGCGCTTACTCCCAACTATACAAGAGCTGCTGGGTCAGCGCCCCGGAATCACGATTGAGTTCCATCCAGCTTAAGCATGAGCTGGAATTCATTCTCTGTCATAGCACCTAG
- the LOC6734216 gene encoding tafazzin isoform X1 — translation MLMVVCSNLRRPGHVGAASAARNINWLISGGYTPPIRAVARQYVQAPEARPVPDERYPGSQQDRKDIATQTVRSSKPKDLRPPTPPSPSHTLNSSTLPPPMSDQDADPKLDVATGVAMPYNIDWIFPRLRNPSKFWYVVSQFVVSAVGIFSKVVLMLLNKPRVYNKERLIQLITKRPKGVPLVTVSNHYSCFDDPGLWGCLPLGIVCNTYKIRWSMAAHDICFTNKLHSLFFMFGKCIPVVRGIGVYQDAINLCIEKAALGHWIHVFPEGKVNMEKEELRLKWGVGRIIYESPKIPIILPMWHEGMDELLPNVEPYVIQRGKQVTLNVGQPLDLNDFILDLKKRQVPEPTARKLITDKIQEAFRDLRAETEKLHRERN, via the exons ATGTTGATGGTCGTGTGCTCCAATTTAAGGCGTCCCGGGCACGTGGGCGCCGCATCTGCAGCGCGAAATATAAACTGGCTGATCAGCGGAGGATATACACCGCCGATCCGGGCAGTGGCGCGG CAGTACGTCCAAGCTCCGGAGGCGCGGCCAGTGCCCGATGAGCGCTATCCGGGCAGCCAGCAGGATAGGAAGGATATCGCCACCCAGACCGTGCGGAGCAGCAAGCCCAAGGACCTGCGACCGCCTACGCCTCCATCGCCGTCCCATACCCTAAACTCCTCTACCCTACCGCCCCCAATGTCCGACCAGGATGCTGATCCCAAACTGGATGTGGCCACCGGCGTGGCGATGCCATACAACATCGACTGGATATTCCCTAGGCTGAGGAACCCCTCGAAGTTCTGGTACGTGGTCAGCCAGTTCGTCGTCTCCGCCGTTGGAATCTTCAGCAAGGTTGTGCTGA TGTTATTGAATAAACCCCGCGTCTACAACAAGGAGCGACTGATCCAGCTGATAACGAAGCGACCCAAGGGCGTTCCCCTGGTCACCGTGTCCAACCATTACTCCTGCTTCGACGATCCTGGGCTGTGGGGCTGCCTTCCCCTGGGAATCGTCTGCAACACCTATAAAATTCGCTGGTCGATGGCCGCCCACGACATTTGCTTCACCAACAAGCTGCACTCGCTCTTCTTCATGTTTG GCAAGTGCATACCAGTTGTGCGTGGCATCGGTGTCTACCAGGATGCCATCAACCTGTGCATCGAGAAGGCCGCACTGGGCCATTGGATCCATGTGTTTCCCGAAGGCAAGGTGAACATGGAGAAGGAGGAGCTACGACTCAAGTGGGGAGTGGGGAGGATCATCTACGAGTCGCCAAAGATTCCCATCATTCTTCCCATGTGGCACGAGGGCATGGACGAACTGTTGCCCAATGTGGAGCCCTATGTGATACAGCGGGGAAAGCAGGTGACGCTGAATGTGGGCCAGCCCTTGGACCTCAACGACTTTATTCTAGACCTTAAAAAACGACAAGTGCCAGAGCCAACGGCGCGGAAGCTTATCACAGACAAAATCCAGGAAGCCTTTCGG GACTTGCGGGCGGAGACAGAGAAATTGCATAGAGAGCGCAACTAG
- the LOC6734216 gene encoding tafazzin isoform X4 codes for MSDQDADPKLDVATGVAMPYNIDWIFPRLRNPSKFWYVVSQFVVSAVGIFSKVVLMLLNKPRVYNKERLIQLITKRPKGVPLVTVSNHYSCFDDPGLWGCLPLGIVCNTYKIRWSMAAHDICFTNKLHSLFFMFGKCIPVVRGIGVYQDAINLCIEKAALGHWIHVFPEGKVNMEKEELRLKWGVGRIIYESPKIPIILPMWHEGMDELLPNVEPYVIQRGKQVTLNVGQPLDLNDFILDLKKRQVPEPTARKLITDKIQEAFRDLRAETEKLHRERN; via the exons ATGTCCGACCAGGATGCTGATCCCAAACTGGATGTGGCCACCGGCGTGGCGATGCCATACAACATCGACTGGATATTCCCTAGGCTGAGGAACCCCTCGAAGTTCTGGTACGTGGTCAGCCAGTTCGTCGTCTCCGCCGTTGGAATCTTCAGCAAGGTTGTGCTGA TGTTATTGAATAAACCCCGCGTCTACAACAAGGAGCGACTGATCCAGCTGATAACGAAGCGACCCAAGGGCGTTCCCCTGGTCACCGTGTCCAACCATTACTCCTGCTTCGACGATCCTGGGCTGTGGGGCTGCCTTCCCCTGGGAATCGTCTGCAACACCTATAAAATTCGCTGGTCGATGGCCGCCCACGACATTTGCTTCACCAACAAGCTGCACTCGCTCTTCTTCATGTTTG GCAAGTGCATACCAGTTGTGCGTGGCATCGGTGTCTACCAGGATGCCATCAACCTGTGCATCGAGAAGGCCGCACTGGGCCATTGGATCCATGTGTTTCCCGAAGGCAAGGTGAACATGGAGAAGGAGGAGCTACGACTCAAGTGGGGAGTGGGGAGGATCATCTACGAGTCGCCAAAGATTCCCATCATTCTTCCCATGTGGCACGAGGGCATGGACGAACTGTTGCCCAATGTGGAGCCCTATGTGATACAGCGGGGAAAGCAGGTGACGCTGAATGTGGGCCAGCCCTTGGACCTCAACGACTTTATTCTAGACCTTAAAAAACGACAAGTGCCAGAGCCAACGGCGCGGAAGCTTATCACAGACAAAATCCAGGAAGCCTTTCGG GACTTGCGGGCGGAGACAGAGAAATTGCATAGAGAGCGCAACTAG
- the LOC6734216 gene encoding tafazzin isoform X2 has protein sequence MQYVQAPEARPVPDERYPGSQQDRKDIATQTVRSSKPKDLRPPTPPSPSHTLNSSTLPPPMSDQDADPKLDVATGVAMPYNIDWIFPRLRNPSKFWYVVSQFVVSAVGIFSKVVLMLLNKPRVYNKERLIQLITKRPKGVPLVTVSNHYSCFDDPGLWGCLPLGIVCNTYKIRWSMAAHDICFTNKLHSLFFMFGKCIPVVRGIGVYQDAINLCIEKAALGHWIHVFPEGKVNMEKEELRLKWGVGRIIYESPKIPIILPMWHEGMDELLPNVEPYVIQRGKQVTLNVGQPLDLNDFILDLKKRQVPEPTARKLITDKIQEAFRDLRAETEKLHRERN, from the exons ATG CAGTACGTCCAAGCTCCGGAGGCGCGGCCAGTGCCCGATGAGCGCTATCCGGGCAGCCAGCAGGATAGGAAGGATATCGCCACCCAGACCGTGCGGAGCAGCAAGCCCAAGGACCTGCGACCGCCTACGCCTCCATCGCCGTCCCATACCCTAAACTCCTCTACCCTACCGCCCCCAATGTCCGACCAGGATGCTGATCCCAAACTGGATGTGGCCACCGGCGTGGCGATGCCATACAACATCGACTGGATATTCCCTAGGCTGAGGAACCCCTCGAAGTTCTGGTACGTGGTCAGCCAGTTCGTCGTCTCCGCCGTTGGAATCTTCAGCAAGGTTGTGCTGA TGTTATTGAATAAACCCCGCGTCTACAACAAGGAGCGACTGATCCAGCTGATAACGAAGCGACCCAAGGGCGTTCCCCTGGTCACCGTGTCCAACCATTACTCCTGCTTCGACGATCCTGGGCTGTGGGGCTGCCTTCCCCTGGGAATCGTCTGCAACACCTATAAAATTCGCTGGTCGATGGCCGCCCACGACATTTGCTTCACCAACAAGCTGCACTCGCTCTTCTTCATGTTTG GCAAGTGCATACCAGTTGTGCGTGGCATCGGTGTCTACCAGGATGCCATCAACCTGTGCATCGAGAAGGCCGCACTGGGCCATTGGATCCATGTGTTTCCCGAAGGCAAGGTGAACATGGAGAAGGAGGAGCTACGACTCAAGTGGGGAGTGGGGAGGATCATCTACGAGTCGCCAAAGATTCCCATCATTCTTCCCATGTGGCACGAGGGCATGGACGAACTGTTGCCCAATGTGGAGCCCTATGTGATACAGCGGGGAAAGCAGGTGACGCTGAATGTGGGCCAGCCCTTGGACCTCAACGACTTTATTCTAGACCTTAAAAAACGACAAGTGCCAGAGCCAACGGCGCGGAAGCTTATCACAGACAAAATCCAGGAAGCCTTTCGG GACTTGCGGGCGGAGACAGAGAAATTGCATAGAGAGCGCAACTAG
- the LOC6734216 gene encoding tafazzin isoform X3, producing MYVQAPEARPVPDERYPGSQQDRKDIATQTVRSSKPKDLRPPTPPSPSHTLNSSTLPPPMSDQDADPKLDVATGVAMPYNIDWIFPRLRNPSKFWYVVSQFVVSAVGIFSKVVLMLLNKPRVYNKERLIQLITKRPKGVPLVTVSNHYSCFDDPGLWGCLPLGIVCNTYKIRWSMAAHDICFTNKLHSLFFMFGKCIPVVRGIGVYQDAINLCIEKAALGHWIHVFPEGKVNMEKEELRLKWGVGRIIYESPKIPIILPMWHEGMDELLPNVEPYVIQRGKQVTLNVGQPLDLNDFILDLKKRQVPEPTARKLITDKIQEAFRDLRAETEKLHRERN from the exons ATG TACGTCCAAGCTCCGGAGGCGCGGCCAGTGCCCGATGAGCGCTATCCGGGCAGCCAGCAGGATAGGAAGGATATCGCCACCCAGACCGTGCGGAGCAGCAAGCCCAAGGACCTGCGACCGCCTACGCCTCCATCGCCGTCCCATACCCTAAACTCCTCTACCCTACCGCCCCCAATGTCCGACCAGGATGCTGATCCCAAACTGGATGTGGCCACCGGCGTGGCGATGCCATACAACATCGACTGGATATTCCCTAGGCTGAGGAACCCCTCGAAGTTCTGGTACGTGGTCAGCCAGTTCGTCGTCTCCGCCGTTGGAATCTTCAGCAAGGTTGTGCTGA TGTTATTGAATAAACCCCGCGTCTACAACAAGGAGCGACTGATCCAGCTGATAACGAAGCGACCCAAGGGCGTTCCCCTGGTCACCGTGTCCAACCATTACTCCTGCTTCGACGATCCTGGGCTGTGGGGCTGCCTTCCCCTGGGAATCGTCTGCAACACCTATAAAATTCGCTGGTCGATGGCCGCCCACGACATTTGCTTCACCAACAAGCTGCACTCGCTCTTCTTCATGTTTG GCAAGTGCATACCAGTTGTGCGTGGCATCGGTGTCTACCAGGATGCCATCAACCTGTGCATCGAGAAGGCCGCACTGGGCCATTGGATCCATGTGTTTCCCGAAGGCAAGGTGAACATGGAGAAGGAGGAGCTACGACTCAAGTGGGGAGTGGGGAGGATCATCTACGAGTCGCCAAAGATTCCCATCATTCTTCCCATGTGGCACGAGGGCATGGACGAACTGTTGCCCAATGTGGAGCCCTATGTGATACAGCGGGGAAAGCAGGTGACGCTGAATGTGGGCCAGCCCTTGGACCTCAACGACTTTATTCTAGACCTTAAAAAACGACAAGTGCCAGAGCCAACGGCGCGGAAGCTTATCACAGACAAAATCCAGGAAGCCTTTCGG GACTTGCGGGCGGAGACAGAGAAATTGCATAGAGAGCGCAACTAG
- the LOC6734218 gene encoding 39S ribosomal protein L18, mitochondrial produces the protein MSRSARPLTSARVLYKIKELTTPQSSTEYVINRNPRNLERLRIAYKPGGYHLEKPGRSYWHTLEINASGRYVSADVKHFENGTILSASTSEWAIKQQLYKTNDTSAFINLGRVLAHRCLQSGITEMTCNVEAVPGSKLQKLLKTIQDNGVSFTEPSRLPNEQPWDEKRHEKPWEVSEEALEVLDAPKSK, from the coding sequence ATGTCTCGCAGCGCTCGCCCCCTCACCTCCGCCCGTGTCCTGTACAAAATCAAGGAATTAACAACCCCGCAGTCCAGCACTGAATACGTGATCAACCGGAATCCACGGAACTTGGAAAGATTACGCATTGCCTACAAGCCGGGCGGTTATCATCTGGAGAAACCCGGTCGATCCTACTGGCACACTTTGGAGATCAACGCCAGTGGCCGCTACGTCAGCGCCGATGTTAAGCACTTCGAGAATGGAACCATACTGAGTGCCAGCACCTCGGAATGGGCCATTAAACAGCAGTTGTACAAGACCAACGACACATCTGCGTTTATAAATCTCGGCAGAGTGCTCGCACACCGCTGCCTGCAGTCTGGGATCACGGAAATGACCTGCAACGTGGAGGCGGTACCGGGTAGCAAGCTGCAGAAGCTGCTCAAAACCATTCAGGATAATGGGGTGTCCTTCACGGAACCCTCTCGTCTGCCCAACGAGCAGCCCTGGGATGAGAAGAGGCATGAGAAGCCCTGGGAGGTGTCGGAAGAAGCACTGGAAGTACTGGACGCACCCAAATCAAAATAG
- the LOC6734219 gene encoding cytochrome b-c1 complex subunit 9 encodes YLNSVRFQHCLSTQPNKSAVCLACGKSLIGSKSDVFNKNLANMKVIYNTLFKRTSTYAVAIIASAFFFERALDVTSVAIFEGINKGKLWKDIKGKYE; translated from the exons TATTTAAATTCTGTACGTTTCCAACACTGTTTGTCAACTCAACCTAACAAATCAGCTGTGTGTTTGGCGTGTGGAAAAAGTTTGATTGGGAGCAAATCGGACGTTTTTAACAAAAATCTAGCCAACATGAAGGTTATCTACAACACCCTGTTCAAGCGCACCTCCACCTACGCCGTGGCCATCATCGCGTCGGCCTTTTTCTTCGAGCGCGCTCTCGATGTCACGTCGGTTGCGATTTTCGAGGGCATCAACAAAGGC AAACTCTGGAAGGACATCAAGGGCAAATACGAATAA
- the LOC6734220 gene encoding diacylglycerol kinase epsilon has translation MDIGTIELSVEALIGSLLALSILFAFCRSLLSEDFVSTFKTRHSWKSIKVLEQACFCNVCEILLTPSAGLFCDCCGLCTHATPPCQRRADREYRCKDKWLRNESTVRHLWVHGNLPMGVHCADCNEEVDHHVSTDPGLYGWRCAWCQRCYHNDCYTRADSKEACDLGEFKDMIFPPYCFVAARTRDSMRLHLASITPPDIENWEPLIVIANTKSGSSTGANVLSLLRGYLHPLQVMELGSRGPQDALQWAAKASPRPCRILVAGGDGTIGWVLNTIYTLNIKPQPSVAIMPLGTGNDLSRVLGWGAEPPSVLDPVKILRSIRRARSVNLDRYDLQIEKLHYRLPIQRHPTKTIHVYNYFSVGVDAYITYNFHKTRESRFYLLSSRIFNKLLYFTFGTQQVMQPGCEHIEEKLTLYLDNKPVQLPELQALVFLNIDSWGAGCKLCELSNANGEVRIVNSISDGMMEVFGIVSSFHIAQLQCNISKPVRIGQAKQIRLQVKETVPMQADGEPWMQSPADIRLSSRSQARVLKLAAT, from the exons ATGGACATAGGCACTATCGAGTTGAGCGTGGAGGCGCTGATTGGATCCTTGCTGGCCCTCAGTATCCTCTTTGCCTTCTGCCGCAGCCTGCTTTCCGAGGACTTTGTGAGCACCTTCAAAACACGTCACAGctggaaatcaataaaagtcTTGGAACAG GCCTGCTTCTGCAACGTGTGCGAGATCCTGCTAACCCCCTCCGCAGGACTCTTTTGCGACTGCTGTGGACTGTGCacccatgccacgcccccttgccaGCGGAGGGCGGACAGGGAGTACCGGTGCAAGGACAAGTGGTTGCGCAACGAGTCCACCGTGCGGCACTTGTGGGTGCATGGGAATCTGCCTATGGGAGTGCATTGTGCCGACTGCAACGAGGAGGTGGATCACCATGTCAGCACCGATCCGGGGTTATACGGATGGCGCTGTGCCTGGTGTCAGCGGTGCTACCATAACGATTGCTACACCCGCGCTGACTCCAAGGAAGCCTGCGACTTGGGCGAGTTCAAGGACATGATTTTCCCGCCCTACTGCTTTGTGGCCGCCCGAACCAGAGACTCGATGCGGCTCCACTTGGCCAGCATTACGCCGCCGGACATCGAGAACTGGGAGCCGCTTATTGTGATCGCCAACACCAAGTCGGGCAGCAGCACGGGTGCCAATGTGTTGTCCCTGCTGCGCGGTTACCTGCATCCACTGCAGGTGATGGAACTGGGCTCGAGGGGTCCGCAGGACGCCCTGCAGTGGGCCGCCAAAGCCAGTCCTCGCCCGTGTCGTATACTGGTGGCCGGCGGCGATGGCACCATCGGTTGGGTGCTCAATACAATCTACACGCTGAATATCAAGCCCCAGCCCTCGGTGGCCATCATGCCGCTGGGCACCGGCAACGATTTGTCGCGAGTTCTGGGCTGGGGAGCAGAGCCGCCCTCTGTTCTCGATCCGGTGAAGATCCTTAGGAGCATACGCCGAGCGCGCTCCGTAAATCTCGACCGCTATGACCTGCAAATAGAGAAACTGCACTATCGACTGCCCATTCAGAGGCATCCCACGAAGACGATTCATGTGTACAACTATTTCAGTGTAGGTGTGGATGCGTACATCACTTACAACTTCCACAAGACGCGCGAATCTCGATTCTATCTGCTCAGCAGTCGAATATTCAATAAG CTGCTGTACTTTACCTTCGGAACGCAACAGGTGATGCAACCTGGCTGCGAACACATCGAGGAGAAGCTGACCTTGTATCTGGACAACAAGCCAGTGCAACTGCCTGAGCTGCAGGCGCTGGTGTTCCTAAATATCGACTCATGGGGAGCTGGCTGCAAGCTCTGCGAGCTAAGCAACGCCAATGGGGAAGTGCGCATCGTAAACTCTATCTCCGATGGTATGATGGAGGTCTTTGGCATTGTTTCCTCTTTCCACATTGCCCAACTGCAGTGCAATATAAGCAAACCAGTGCGAATTGGCCAAGCCAAGCAAATAAGG CTACAAGTCAAGGAAACCGTGCCAATGCAGGCGGATGGCGAACCCTGGATGCAGAGTCCAGCGGATATTCGCCTTTCCTCGCGCAGTCAGGCCCGCGTCCTGAAGCTGGCTGCAACCTGA